atttctcaacttctttcacaaataaaaaataagtacgcaACGGTTGAAATAGcctaagcaaaaaaataaaatgattggtatacgTTAACATcattaggctagaatcattCCAACGTAGAAACGTAATGTATTGGAAACCAAATTAaaatcttatgatataataaataTACGCTCTGATTTTtatatgtctattaagccgGCCCTCCGGAGTCCTAATCCTAGCTCCGCCACTGTGTGTTTGTTTGCGTAGAGGTGTGGATTGGGGTCGGACCACGTAACCATCGATGCACCCAATTATGGAGGTTGTAACTTGTAGGAACAGGTTTTCAAAGAAAAGCAGGAACAAGGCAACAAGGTGATCAAGGATCATTGAATGGTTGCATAGAAACAGGCTGGACTTCTCGACCTACTTGACTATATTTTTCTTCAGTACTGATGGAAAAGCTAATCCAATTGAGCTTGTTCAAGCTTTGGCTTTGTAAATTCAAAGACTTTTAACATCAATTTGATTTTCTTCCTCACCATCTGGCCCTTCCGCttttctctcccttctctctactttctctctctaaaaactaGCTTTAAAAACTAGATCTCGGGTTCCGACTGGGAGAGGGGCGGCGCCTCTCCCCCTCCCCTCTTCCTCTCCTCCTCCCACCCCTACCGTTCGTTGTCTGGTTCTCCGGCCAGGTGGTTCAAGCGCTAGGTCGCCAGTGAACTCGTTACCGACCTTCGGTCGGTTGGTCTATCTAGGAtggctcctccttcttctctcAATCTCTAGATGTTTCTTGGGTTGACAGTGGTTGTGGTTGCAATAACCAGTGAGGGCGAAGGTGGGTTTTCCGGCATTTttcttgctatttttttttcctctctacGACTGGTTTTTCCAGTAAGTTTTCCAGTCTGGGTCTCCCCCAGATCCGGTGGGTGTGGTAGGTGGGCGAATAACTTTGAGTTTGTTTCTGTTTTGGTGGTCATTGTGTAGTGTTCGAAGTTTGAGATCTGTGGCCGCCATGGTTGCGTGAGCTGGTTTTGCTACTGTCGTGCCCACTCGCGCGCCGAAGTCTATTGTGCCAGCGAAGACTTGCCCTGGAGTGGCGTCCATGTTGTAATTGCAAAGCCGCGCCAGCTCTTCGTTGGTGTTGTTTTCTGATCAAGAGGTTGCCGGTGTGTCAGTTTGGGTTTCTGCTTCCGATTTACGATTTCATCTTGCACTTACTTCGGGTTTGAGCTGTGAATCCTTTTGAATCCTCTACTGCTGAGTCACTGACGGGTCTCTCATACCGGCAGTTAGTGTAGGTTTGCTTCGGCAAGGGTTCCTTAAATCTGTAGTCTGTGTGCTTTTAGCAGTAACTCGTGTCTTTGAtttactagtaattttggtTCATTCATGTACATTGTGATGAAATCTTTTCCCTTTGCATGATGAATGAATTGCTTgacgtttgataaaaaaaaaaaaaccccatcaATTTGAAtatcaattaaaaaatcaagCCGAACTCAAATCGAACAGGTTTGGGATCAACTCTTTATTGGCACCTTTGGGCTTTGAGAAATTAGAACCATTACAATGACCCCTGGATTAAATGGTCATAGAACAACGGTAATGCTAGGCACTGAACACTACCACAAACTTCAGCTAATGTAGTACATAGGATCCGGCACCTTGAAAGTCCTATTGCCGACGTAGGTACCGAACAAATCACTCCATTGATCCCCTATGTTTCCAAGGATTCTGTATCCTGCTTCCACAAGTTCTTTCCTCTTCGCCGATTTGTACACCAATGCCGTGGCACCACTCTCCGATGTTGCCCTGTGCACGCAGACACGCAACTTGATCATGATCGACTTAATACCACTGGTAGTAAAATGCAGCTGTCATAGTACGGACCCACGGAAAGTCTAAAGATGATTGTCCAGAGTGAAAATGTGGCCGCACAACATTCTTTGTAATCAACTATGAGCCCCATCTAAAACGACATTTGGGCGCATTTACTTTGTAACTAACATCAGAAAtgtgaggggtttttttttcttcccggCTTCTCTTTTGGTAGTTGTGACGCGTAGGTGTTCAGGCCTTTCTTTGGGTCTTCTTGTAATTTCTTTCATTgtagtacttgttttttttttataaaataaataaatttttccGGAACCTAAAAAGATTGGAAATAAAAGCAATTATCCGTTGAGAACTGCAAAAAAAACTTACTTGAGAATGAGCTTTTCCCAGGTGTGGTAACCGGCTAATTTCAGGTTAGAAATCTTGATTTTTCTGTACTTTTCAGATGTTCCTGAAATGAAGACTATCTTAAAACCCAGAGGCAATAACTTTTGGTATAGCTTAAGAACTGCCGGAACTGGCGGTGCTATTCCTTCCTCAATCCACTCATTGAATGATGTCGCGTTATACTCTTTTGCCCTGAAATAATTCAACTCCAGAGTAATTAACACCCGATCAGACTATAACGAGGATATAAAAACATCATAGTAGAACAATTATAAGATCCGCAATGCCATCTGGGAACTGAGATGTAGTGTGTGGATGTGTGGTatgactctgtgtgtgtgtgtgtgtgtgagagagagagagaaggagagagtcATAAGTGTGAACATTCTCTAATTGGTAGGACTAACAACCATTGACGTTAGGGAAAAAACTGAGGTTGTCTGGTCACATGCAATGAAGACCAATACAAGCAATAAAAAAGGAAGACAGTGTCAGTTAGGACCCTACCCAAATCCATTTTCTGGGCGAGCATAATACGGTAGGTTAGAGAGTGCAGTTTCATCAATGTCAAAGACCCAAATGTCCTTCCCGTCTCCGGCGAGCTTAAGGCTCTTAGCATATTGCAAAGCGGAGTACCCAACAGCGTTGCAATCTTTTCGGTACTGATGGCCTAGCATGTAGTGGCCAACGTAGTTCTCACACGCTTCTGGGACTACGTCCCAGTCGCGGATGTTGTCAGTCTCAACGGCGAGCCGCCAGCTGAGGCAGGAAATGTCGGGGACATGGTGGCCGGAAGCCCCGGAATGTGGCCGGAGAAGGTGGATTTGGTAGGGAGTTGCTGCAGCTTGGGACGTTGCTAGAACAGAggctaagaagaagaagaatgtgagCTCCATGTTCTTTGGACAGGGAAATTTGGtgctcattttcttttcttgggtTCTTTTTAAATAAGCCTTGCCTCTACACAAGGCCTAGTTTTGCTGGCCACAAAATTATTGCCATGTGAAAGGTGTGTATCAGAA
This DNA window, taken from Rhododendron vialii isolate Sample 1 chromosome 8a, ASM3025357v1, encodes the following:
- the LOC131299264 gene encoding acid phosphatase 1-like encodes the protein MSTKFPCPKNMELTFFFFLASVLATSQAAATPYQIHLLRPHSGASGHHVPDISCLSWRLAVETDNIRDWDVVPEACENYVGHYMLGHQYRKDCNAVGYSALQYAKSLKLAGDGKDIWVFDIDETALSNLPYYARPENGFGAKEYNATSFNEWIEEGIAPPVPAVLKLYQKLLPLGFKIVFISGTSEKYRKIKISNLKLAGYHTWEKLILKATSESGATALVYKSAKRKELVEAGYRILGNIGDQWSDLFGTYVGNRTFKVPDPMYYIS